From a region of the Neodiprion fabricii isolate iyNeoFabr1 chromosome 7, iyNeoFabr1.1, whole genome shotgun sequence genome:
- the LOC124186376 gene encoding breast cancer type 2 susceptibility protein homolog isoform X1, which translates to MDQCDIEMKDNDANNTSNTNKRTNAVDIESQTCDESSQDLFNDDASAGNSPCVNLDVSQIIGLKSPLDLFATPTQTSRIRKEESRSPTHATVPSIPSSLVPFISTVNESWTSDLETPQAKTVELHQNQVNVQPKSCEYVGNKGYDLMVSNNVTSHVTTPNGCFTAKVEDESLSSSPVLHTTNKRHRPKRRILKSLETTIPKTILRNATNTHTSVDNIAMKPIDHDYGGVTSVRSDFNDITNSTFVIVDNRSLHNSNISQIHSEEEDVETNRSNEGVDSRFLFHKTITSDLENQFITNDISNSPLVMNRSSENFYKENSSMTGLQNCKDSEKINRNDILGSRKPLIGSAKTSVFNFVNDKVLLDSTEFNSCNDKSDSTNISLSRKKSMTARVKLIKELKKKKQQVSKFEPVDIPIHVFTRAAEALESAKISATASPKKHDLKKDWGLISFTEMCLLEEEEMKNQNLPQSLDNSINYSEVPADKANDLASSLKNGEIVIDKEIPKKLSAVSSEADGNHSDVFSLPLTHTEEPLIDIDEFSPWFYPSNETKSASTSDLNNVTNMPQGTLKNMQKESEAAMEQPDRNEEIRNGENQSKIWPSGSTVVKQSNISKSSIESNDRLCVPAALENVKRDSRTLLQSYSSPGFSTASGKPISISEDKIRRATELYKEIAMQDQSGCDGMLLDEISRNHVTNKVTVNANIPRSSASSATGITANKSVINTSKDNLAKTVHSFEEIGCHRKAIETVNMPQIGSCKVSTSRGLKRQREYCDTDSYGMSEVGSNFGFTTASGKPLLVSEIAMKKAKLLMYQDESLKHQLPLHEEPKTKLKDFENVKKNNSGIKSYCDAQKTEITVTHSLNCDTGSGGHVEIKQSSTTKAGNLSSDKYSRQSLELSGTISQKSYSVTENHSRQLVLLENESQVSRSTSKSESDKLNLGNISKNVLTDVTSNTKVVKDFGRSSNAENWTANNYAISNKISHNSTGFNTASGKAIPISEKALSNAKILWTQTVDGCDSDSFNHILDKENSIARLPTDSKKLPKTSDQMLSKVDIRMESEEHNTGDSEFSKYKPDNKYTTAGFSTGSGKPIKISDQALTKAKILMMSEEQNSFEFSQLNLQARNKDTREYSTDNSDWTKIDESVTMKVKKPVVDKQENSPQHNDSRKRNSSAVEVCNSNNISVFTTPGIQLLSENITSDDTSEGALLYQKSEKVGLNSDIQARKLFAERDCDTGEEMENMEHHSEENQSLGIPVNSNKNYACHMLKYERKKNNTVRTHAKSDIFPVNDRLMIPKLEPQKSWPMNPQNASAPQFSRKLNGHDTIFDVVENDRRMPTVTEEITASTKALLADEANCQETLLWAAAITCSPPLIENEETSVRPSVILNEDCDVQEIPCSPIIGDRFRSRSRKKHKRKSKSSLKKDLVNLEVTKDDKSSVNGLEEQIDSQCFQQSSGITTSTSGSSEQLRRNISPVIETASSSMFAEYEVTEKNVPVFNNQVDNPPNPVSSVEIEQDVISNILENRLAATLAQEKKIRAKKKFKSKPIAGSLFLRKTQKTKPRLSLRELTNGASLVPRTSDELADLAVGLDIMEVTAATAVRYRFKCADFYSKDKICTDVYGIVMVDGGLLIFDENGYAGVDEFEQAFIASPGVDPSLVPHKWVENHYRWIVWKLASMDRMKFGDLSFSRMLTPDHVMEQLKYRYDREIDKSERPALRRIIEKDDPACRRMILCVATITKIENDEGLEKMELRTISTSQWRVELTDGWYSITASIDAAMSRLIAFGKVREGTKLVTCRAELLNSEQGCSPLEMPADVCLKIHSNSTRRVRWDTKLGYCKHVGSISTGLSAILVNGGLIGRLDVIVTRVYPIQYFEKSSNGQSIFRNKKCEDKAAMAYENERQAQVETICAQARTEFEARNRKQSRTSSSDSQTELWCCESIESDLSSQKSQSYHGPCEMSQKAFHDHLESMLTRNLPPPRKVTQILKVRVTEGENTALLTIWAPSDDTSDVLKEGNRVSIHNVQTSGKRFGELQLTVGRQSVIKFEGSGASTCHQRYLTPISEVGVAGFSPPFGEFDTVGIIISLGPAPHGMKNFEAMNLACPNADCSSSAYLSILFWDGIKAHGCSDILPIGSTVACTNLQWRRSTPWAIPVAYATEHSTFTRYPRQAYLHSAFDVVNNQITDPLGYISQCAIDIAKKNEQKPSVTRSPGSVNTSNQESSPAVVLYQRYGPGMSPRTPQGALNPGGNTTPAKYSIQKRLEKLQWYGEPPDLSPIPVNRSSLKINRKFVPPIRMPEH; encoded by the exons ATGGATCAGTGTGACATTGAGATGAAAGATAATGACGCAAATAACACAAGCAATACAAACAAAAGAACGAATGCGGTTGACATTGAGTCTCAAACCTGTGATGAAAGTTCGCAAGACTTGTTCAATG ACGATGCATCAGCAGGAAATTCTCCGTGTGTCAATTTGGACGTGTCTCAAATCATCGGACTTAAGTCTCCTCTAGATTTATTTGCAACCCCGACACAAACTTCAAGGATACGGAAAGAAGAGAG CAGGAGTCCAACTCACGCAACTGTTCCAAGTATACCATCAAGTCTTGTACCATTTATTTCAACAGTAAACGAGTCCTGGACTAGCGACCTTGAAACACCTCAAGCAAAAACAGTAGAGTTACACCAGAATCAAGTAAACGTGCAGCCAAAGTCATGCGAATAT GTTGGAAACAAGGGGTATGATTTGATGGTATCAAACAACGTCACATCTCATGTAACGACACCAAATGGTTGTTTTACTGCTAAAGTTGAAGATGAAAGCCTGTCCTCTTCTCCAGTTTTACACACTACAAACAAAAGGCATCGACCCAAGCGTCGCATACTGAAGTCACTTGAGACTACTATTCCAAAGACCATCTTGAGAAATGCTACTAACACCCACACATCTGTTGATAATATCGCAATGAAACCAATAGATCATGATTACGGTGGTGTTACTTCGGTGCGAAGTGATTTCAACGACATTACTAATAGTACTTTTGTTATTGTTGATAATCGTTCACTTCACAATAGCAATATTTCGCAAATACATAGTGAGGAAGAAGATGTAGAAACTAATCGTTCAAATGAAGGTGTTGATAGTAGATTCCTTTTTCACAAAACTATTACCTCGGATCTAGAAAATCAGTTCATTACTAATGATATTTCGAATTCTCCTTTGGTCATGAATAGAAGCTCGGAAAATTTCTACAAAGAAAATTCATCGATGACTGGATTGCAGAATTGCAAAgactctgaaaaaattaatcgcaATGATATATTGGGAAGTAGAAAACCTCTAATAGGAAGTGCTAAAACTTCTGTATTTAATTTCGTCAATGACAAGGTGCTCCTAGATTCGACAGAATTCAATTCATGTAATGACAAATCTGACTCAACAAATATAAGTCTTTCACGTAAAAAGTCTATGACGGCACGTGTCAAGCTGATAAAagagttgaagaaaaagaaacagcaGGTCAGTAAATTCGAACCTGTTGATATTCCAATTCATGTTTTTACCAGAGCAGCTGAAGCTTTAGAAAGTGCTAAAATATCAGCGACGGCTTCACCCAAAAAACATGACTTGAAAAAAGATTGGGGATTAATATCATTCACAGAAATGTGCTTactggaagaagaagaaatgaagaatcaaaatttacctCAGTCATTGGATAATTCAATTAACTATTCTGAGGTACCAGCTGACAAAGCAAATGACTTAGCTAGCTCACtcaaaaatggtgaaattgtCATCGACAAGGAAATTCCTAAGAAATTGTCTGCTGTGTCCTCAGAAGCTGATGGTAACCACAGTGATGTATTTTCATTGCCGTTGACTCACACAGAAGAACCTTTGATAGACATTGATGAATTTAGTCCATGGTTTTACCCATCAAATGAAACGAAGTCTGCGTCAACAAGCGACTTGAACAACGTAACAAATATGCCTCAAGGCACATTGAAGAATATGCAAAAAGAATCAGAAGCAGCTATGGAGCAACCGGATCGAAACGAAGAAATTAGGAACGGAGAAAATCAATCGAAAATTTGGCCATCCGGTTCTACAGTTGTTAAACAATCCAATATAAGTAAGAGCAGTATTGAAAGTAATGATCGATTGTGCGTTCCGGCAGCTTTGGAAAACGTTAAAAGGGATAGCAGAACTTTGTTACAGTCGTACAGTTCGCCGGGATTCTCTACGGCCAGTGGTAAGCCAATAAGTATAAGTGAGGACAAGATTAGGAGAGCGACAGAGTTATACAAGGAGATCGCCATGCAAGATCAAAGCGGTTGTGATGGTATGTTGTTGGATGAGATATCGCGAAATCATGTAACGAATAAAGTGACAGTCAATGCTAATATTCCTCGGAGTTCCGCCAGTTCAGCAACTGGTATTACAGCTAATAAATCAGTGATTAATACCAGCAAAGATAACTTGGCAAAGACTGTCCATTCGTTTGAAGAGATTGGTTGTCATAGGAAAGCAATCGAAACAGTGAACATGCCACAAATTGGCTCATGTAAAGTTTCTACGTCTCGAGGCTTGAAGCGACAGAGAGAATATTGTGATACTGATTCCTATGGAATGTCTGAAGTCGGTTCCAACTTTGGATTTACAACGGCTTCTGGAAAGCCTTTACTAGTCAGTGAAATCGCTATGAAAAAAGCTAAATTATTAATGTACCAGGACGAAAGTTTAAAGCATCAATTGCCACTGCATGAGGAACCAAAAACGAAGCTGAAAGACTttgaaaacgtgaaaaaaaataactctgGCATTAAGAGTTACTGCGATGCCCAAAAGACAGAAATCACAGTTACGCATTCCCTCAATTGTGATACTGGAAGTGGTGGACatgttgaaattaaacaatCATCCACGACAAAAGCAGGAAATCTGTCGAGTGATAAATATTCTAGGCAGTCGCTGGAGTTATCTGGTACAATTTCCCAGAAGTCTTATTCAGTTACTGAAAATCATTCCAGGCAGCTGGTACTGTTGGAAAATGAATCACAAGTAAGTCGATCAACTTCAAAATCTGAATCAGACAAATTAAATCTGGGCAATATTTCTAAAAACGTTTTGACCGATGTTACTTCTAATACAAAAGTAGTAAAGGACTTTGGAAGATCTAGTAATGCAGAAAATTGGACCGCCAACAATTATGCAATCAGCAATAAAATTTCGCATAATTCTACAGGATTTAACACAGCGAGTGGTAAAGCAATACCTATTTCAGAAAAAGCACTGTCTAATGCTAAAATACTATGGACGCAAACAGTAGATGGTTGTGATTCTGATTCATTTAATCATATActtgataaagaaaattcaatagCGAGGCTTCCAACTGACAGtaaaaaactgccaaaaacATCGGATCAGATGTTGTCAAAAGTTGATATCAGGATGGAATCTGAAGAACACAATACTGGCGATTctgagttttcaaaatataaaccTGACAATAAGTATACAACTGCTGGATTCTCAACTGGCAGTGGCAAACCAATAAAGATATCAGATCAGGCATTGACTaaagcaaaaattttgatgatgtCTGAAGAACAGAATAGCTTCGAATTTTCTCAACTGAATCTTCAAGCTCGCAATAAAGATACACGTGAATATTCAACAGACAACAGTGACTGGACAAAAATCGATGAGAGTGTAACAATGAAAGTTAAGAAACCCGTTGTCGATAAGCAAGAAAATAGTCCACAACACAATGATTCAAGAAAGCGTAACAGTTCAGCTGTTGAAGTttgtaatagtaataatatttccGTATTCACAACGCCTGGGATCCAATTATTATCGGAAAATATTACATCTGATGATACATCTGAGGGTGCGCTACTTTATCAAAAGTCTGAAAAGGTGGGTCTTAATTCCGATATACAAGCACGCAAATTATTTGCTGAAAGGGATTGTGATACAGGTGAGGAGATGGAAAACATGGAACATCACTCAGAAGAGAATCAAAGTCTTGGAATACCGGTCAATAGCAACAAAAATTATGCTTGTCATATGTTGAAgtatgaacgaaaaaaaaataatacagttCGAACGCACGCGAAATCTGACATATTTCCCGTAAATGACAGACTTATGATCCCTAAGCTTGAACCGCAGAAGTCTTGGCCAATGAATCCTCAGAATGCTAGTGCTCctcaattttcaagaaaattaaatgGTCATGATACAATATTCGATGTTGTCGAAAACGATCGAAGGATGCCCACTGTTACCGAAGAAATAACTGCAAGCACAAAAGCCTTACTTGCAGATGAAGCAAATTGCCAGGAAACGTTATTATGGGCCGCGGCAATCACGTGCAGTCCACCTCTAATTGAAAACGAAGAAACATCTGTAAGACCGTCAGTTATTCTCAACGAAGATTGCGACGTTCAGGAAATACCATGTAGTCCGATTATAGGTGACAGATTCCGTTCGCGTTCACGGAAAAAACATAAGCGGAAAAGCAAAAGttcgttgaaaaaagatttagTGAATCTTGAAGTCACCAAGGATGATAAGAGCAGTGTGAATG GTTTGGAAGAGCAAATTGATAGTCAGTGCTTTCAACAATCTAGTGGTATCACGACCTCGACTTCTGGTTCATCTGAACAGTTGCGTAGGAACATTAGTCCAGTTATCGAGACTGCTTCAAGTTCGATGTTTGCAGAATATGAAGTAACTGAGAAAAATGTTCCAGTTTTCAATAATCAGGTTGATAATCCACCCAATCCAGTATCCAGTGTTGAGATTGAACAAGACGTAATCTctaatattttggaaaatcgtTTAGCAGCAACACTGGCACAG gaaaaaaaaattcgtgccaagaaaaaattcaagtcgaaGCCAATCGCAGGAAGTTTGTTTCTTCGCAAAACACAGAAAACGAAGCCCCGATTATCGTTGCGAGAACTCACTAACGGAGCTTCACTTGTACCGCGAACTTCTGATGAG CTCGCAGATCTAGCTGTCGGACTTGATATCATGGAAGTTACTGCGGCCACTGCAGTTCGATATAGATTCAAATGCGCCGATTTTTACAG CAAAGATAAAATATGTACAGATGTTTATGGAATAGTGATGGTCGATGGTGGCTTGTtgatttttgatgaaaatggTTACGCTGGTGTTGACGAGTTTGAGCAAGCATTTATAGCAAGTCCCGGAGTGGATCCCTCTTTAGTACCCCACAAATGGGTAGAGAATCACTATCGATGGATTGTATGGAAATTAGCGTCCATGGATAGAATGAAATTTGGAGATCTATCTTTTTCAAG GATGTTGACACCTGATCATGTTATGGAGCAGCTGAAGTATAGATACGATCGAGAAATTGACAAGTCTGAGCGTCCGGCTTTGAGGAGAATCATAGAAAAAGATGATCCTGCATGTAGACGTATGATTCTGTGTGTAGCTACCATTACTAAG ATCGAAAATGATGAAGGCTTGGAAAAGATGGAACTAAGAACCATATCGACGTCACAATGGAGAGTGGAATTAACCGACGGATGGTATTCTATAACTGCAAGTATTGACGCAGCCATGTCGCGTTTAATAGCTTTTGGCAAAGTGCGCGAAGGTACAAAGCTTGTTACGTGCAGAGCAGAATTGTTGAACTCCGAACAAGGATGTTCCCCGTTAGAG ATGCCAGCTGATGTATgcttaaaaattcattccaacTCCACCAGAAGAGTAAGATGGGACACTAAACTTGGGTACTGTAAACACGTGGGATCAATTTCAACAGGACTATCAGCTATACTTGTAAATGGTGGTCTGATTGGAAGATTGGATGTGATTGTCACCCGCGTTTATCCGATCCAGTACTTTGAAAAGAGTTCAAACGGCCAATCGA TATTCAGAAATAAGAAGTGCGAAGACAAGGCAGCAATGGCCTATGAAAATGAACGTCAGGCGCAAGTAGAGACGATCTGCGCACAAGCACGAACTGAATTTGAAGCCAGGAATCGGAAACAGTCAAGGACTTCCTCCTCAGATTCCCAGACCGAACTCTGGTGCTGCGAATCCATTGAA AGCGACCTATCTAGTCAGAAATCGCAAAGTTATCACGGTCCTTGCGAAATGTCTCAAAAGGCTTTCCACGATCACCTGGAATCTATGTTGACAAGGAATCTTCCTCCACCACGTAAAGTAACTCAAATTCTGAAGGTGCGTGTAACGGAGGGTGAAAACACAGCTCTTCTTACAATCTGGGCACCCAGCGACGATACAAGTGATGTTTTAAAGGAAGGAAATCGGGTGTCTATCCACAATGTGCAAACATCTGGAAAAAG GTTCGGTGAACTTCAGCTGACAGTTGGTCGCCAATCTGTTATCAAGTTTGAAGGCTCTGGCGCTTCTACTTGTCATCAAAGATATTTAACCCCTATATCTGAAGTAGGTGTCGCTGGATTTAGTCCACCGTTCGGCGAGTTTGACACAGTGGGAATAATCATATCCTTAGGCCCAGCGCCTCAT